Genomic segment of Panicum virgatum strain AP13 chromosome 2K, P.virgatum_v5, whole genome shotgun sequence:
CAGCATAAAAAGGGAAAACGATGCATTCCCAATCCGAGCATCATTTCGATTCAGTTAGCCAGTAAACTTCGCGGTTGTCTTGGAAATGTCACGAAAGCTCCGAGTGCTGAAGCTGAAATGCCTGTTTCTGGAGTCGTCGATCTCGATCGTTTACCTTACAATGGGCAGTTTTACCAACCGAATCGCAGTACCCAAGAGCGGTCATCAATAGAGCAGTTCAGACCTCGCAGTACCCTACATCACAGGCACACCGTGCGACATCAGTAGGCTAAACAAAAACGGCACGGCAGTTCGGCAGATGGTCAGGGGGAATAAAGCATTGCAGCTCAAAATGAGCTACGGGGAAGACAATGGATCTGCGGAACAACAGGATGCAGTGGAACAGTTCAACTCAGAACTCCCAGCCAGCAACGGGGAAGACGATGGATCTGCGGAACAGGATGCTGCAGAACAGCTCAACTCACAACTCAAATATTACTGTCCCTTCAGAGGCCAGCATGACGAGGCATAGAACACGGGTTTTATCAAGTGCATTAAAATGCACACAACACAAATGCTATCATATAGGCATTACACTACTGCTTCTGCTTGTTCTTCTACTACTACATCATTTCAAAAAGTAGCCAATCTGCCACGTTCAGAAGGCTTATACATACACAAGCAAGGGCGCATAGATATGAGCCATCAAATCAGAGCGGCAAAGGCAAGAATAAGTTATCGAGCAAGTGAATCACTTGTCCTCACGGTTATTGTATTGCTGATCTGCATCCCCAATTCCAATCACCACGTTCCAAGACCAGGTAAGCAACAGTTCCATCAGCAAACCTGTCAAGTACGTTCAAATTAGCACACTATCATGAAGTCCACCCAGCCATGAATTCTGATCTGTTACTTAAATAACCAAGAAAGGAATGCAATATAAACAGTTAAAAGTATGAAAAAACATCAACAGCTTAACATTTGCAAGCACTAGTCTGGTAGCCACCGTATCTTAACATCATTAGTTATGCATAAGCTTGTTGAGAATCAAAGGCAAAAAATAAATTTAGTGTCGAGGCGGTACAGAAAATGAAGCATATGTTCACCCACTTGTCTAACAGAAATGCCACAGGTTTGCTGCAAGTCAGAATCTCAATGAGAATACAACCAAGTAATACTATGATTCAAGGCATTGTGATTTTAACCTCCATGCATAGGGCTTATACGAGTTATTGCAGCTTGGCGATTCTGATCAAAGAAGAGCGATTGACTTAACTATCTCAGCAAAACACCTATCCAAAGGAAGCCTTCATATaacaatttaaatttaaacttcAGTTACTTTATTGGACAAAATGTGCTTAAAATCTTTCCACATGGAGTTCCAGCTTGCAAAGTTGCAGCCGAATGAAATTAAAATTAGAAAATAAGGTGCATGTTCATACACTCGAAATGCAGTGGAAGAACAAGAAATAAGACATGTTCCATGCAAGCCAAACAAACATATTTGCAATTCCAAAATGTTGGATCTTCCAAAAAACAAGGTTAACGAATTGTAAAATTTACTGGTTATCCTTTGTTCAGTTATCCTGGTCTTATTTCAAATAGACCTATATAACTTTTTTTAGGATAATAGACCTATATAACTTGCTGACACATAATTCATACACACAAGCTGACTGaagttttttctttcatttattTTCGAAACTAGGCCATTTATTCTTGACCAGATATACTCATAAGTTGACAACAAACTCCTCATTCGCAATCTGATTCATGAGAGCAAATGACCGCAAAAATAATTATAGGGCAAATTGATCAATCAAAAACACATACACTACCTATCTTTCTACCTTCTACAACTAATGGAGTAATGTTCAGGATCGTAGCAAAATTTGCAGAATTTATAGACTAGGGCAAAGCTCATGGAACAAACCAGCTCCGAACAGCTGGTACCATTTTATTCAGCCATGAGTCAAGACAGATAAGAACTCTTAAAACATCAACACATCAACACACACAAGGAAGCACAAATTAACAGAGAGCTAGTAGTGCCCAGAATGATACACGTCTGCAAATATTTTGTCCAATTCCAACCAAAgaaattagaagaaaaaaactATGAAATCCGGGCTATGCAAACggtggaaagaagaaaaaaattacaatgaAGTGAAACCTGAATTTTTGTTCCTTTACATCATCAAATAAACCTGAATATATCCATATCATGTGAAAATATTCTCCCTGCCTGACACTGACTTTGGTACTAGGTTATAATAAGAAGTTAAAAGAACAATACAAATCCAATACATCTACTTATACCCAAAACAAGGTACTGGCATGCTTGGCTCCCTTGTAAGTCTCTAAAGTGATCAGCCTTACTGCTGCTAGTTGCTACTCCCTCTTCCACTTTCCTTTCTGCGAATAATCCACTAAATCACCCACCACCTGAAGATATGTCCACAGGGGTGATAGCTGGAACGTCTTCTGGCATTGGCATATCATCAGGGGGAGCCTTGCATCATACTCTCTACCCCACTAATTAGGGCAAAAAAAATCGCACCCTGCATGGACGACCGAACAACCGCATGGAAGCCCTGACGCAAAGAAAAGATGCCACAAGTAGCCGCACCTGAAAGGATGGAATTCCAATGATCCTCCTTATGACGCAAGTGTTCAAGAGTGCAATCACATGCTGAGTACATGCCGCACCAAACACCAAAGCTTCCAGCAACACGTGGAACATTCATGCGCATAGCCTGCAGACCACCAGCAAATCGTGTGCCACTAGGTGCGTTGCGGAGACCCTTGGCAAAGTGGAAGAAAGAACCCCCGATAGCACCAACGGCAAATCCTGTACCCGCGTCACTGATGATGCGGTTTGGACATGGCGCCGTAGCCGTTAGAGACTCCATAGTAGTTGCTGTCTGACCCTAACCTCTGATCCTTGGTTGTGAACGGAGGAGTAATACTAGAACTTTGGAAAGGGTGGCAAAGCAATGTTCTCCCGTGTCCCTTCCGCTGTAGATCCCGTGTCCCGAACAGATGTATATAGGACGACTAGACCAACCCCGTTCTCTAATAGGAAGCTAATAACACTATCTAGTTGGATTCCGTACGGACTTAGTAACAAAAAAATATCGCAACATGTAGCACAGGAAAGAAATCAACTGCCAAATCCAAGCGATTTCTAACTTGGACAGCAAGAATAAGAGTCCTACTCCACGAAGCACCAAACAAAAATCGAGCAAGCAGTAAACAGGGGCCGAATCGAATGTAGATATCGCTTTAGGTTTCTCTCTCAATCCGAAACGAACACAGACTGAAGAATAAGTAAATCGAGTAAAAATCGCACCTTTTTCCTCACTTGTACTCGAACGATGGTATCGGGGTACTCGGCGTGTCGAAGCTCTCCAGGATCTCCGACTTGCCCCCGCTCGAGTTGTCCTTATTCTCCTCCTTCTTGCCGAACAGGCCCCCGAACCAGCCAGCCGCACCGCTGGAGCTCGCGGCCTCAGGAGGCGCCACGACCGGCGGCGCCTGCGGGAGGCCCGGGAACCCTCCGGGGCCCATGAGGTTAGGATCctcggcgggcagcggcgggtTTACCAGGACGCGGTTGAGCATGAGGCCGGCGCCCTCGATGAGGGCCAGGAGGATCCCGCCCATGAGCGCCGACCGCCCCGCGGCCCCCGCGCCCTGGCGCATGGAGAGGAACCCgcccgtggcggcgccggcgacgatggAGTTCCAGGGGTCCTCCTTCTGCCTCGCGTAGACCATGGCGCAGTCGAAGGTGGAGAAGAGGCCGCCCCAGACGGCGAAGCTGCCCCCCACCCGCGGCGCGTTCATGCGCACGGCCTGCGCGCCGCCCGACAGGCGCATCCCGTTGGGGGAGTTGTAGGCGCCCTTGAGGAAGTGGAAGACGGAGCCGCCGACGGCGCCCATCCCGAACGCGCCGCCCACGTCGTCCAGGATCCGGTCCGGGCACGGCTCGCGCGACGTCTCCGGCGTCCCCATGGTCCCCTCCCGGCGCTACTCGctcagctcctcctccaccggaggcggcggcggcggcgggagaggaaACCCTAGCACGGAGCTCGGGCCCTGGCGTGGTTGGTGCGGAATGGGGGGAAGAGAAACGGGGAGCCGTCAAAGCCTGGAGAAATTGCTTTGGCTAATTGGCTCCCCGAGCGATTAGCGCTCTCGGCCAATATTCTTTGTTGGTGTGACAGCAATCTCTCGATGCAGGTGGGTCCCATCACCGGGCCAGGGCCCAGTGTCATTGACCGTTAGGTCGTGTGGTTACCGACATCACGGCGTGCGAACAGGCCGGTGGGAGATATttgtggcggcgccggcgacgaggcggcggccaccggcccAGCGTAGCCCGTAGGCGTGCTGGTGGGCCGATCCGGGGGATCATCATCCCTAATAGCCCTTTAAAAATTTGGCTCGTGGAAGCCTAGTGTTATGGGCCGTACAAAGGCTAGTCACGGCGGCATTTGCCATTTGGTTGGGCCGTACAATCCACGCAAAATATTGAATTGAAAATTTGTAGTGGCGCATTCAGTGCCGTACAAGCTTTATAACCGCAAAGAACCAGCTTAGGCCCTGATTGGTTCCCTTTGCATataaacgcaaaattttgcaaaggaatcttgTCAATTtcaagtactaaatgaagtctatttacaaaactttttgtatagataggttgtaaatcgcgagacgaatctaatgatgctaattaatccatgattaagcaataattagcggtggttactgtagcatcattgttgcaaatcatgggttaagtaggttcattagattcgtctcgtgatttacagcccatccatgtaaagaagttttgtaaaatagactttatttagtacttcaaattagccaGATTTCTTCgtaaaattttgtgtttttgcttttttgcgtttacagagTGGGAAGGCCTTAGTGAGATGGATGCGCAGAAATTAAACGAACTTCTCGTAGGGAAGTCGTCAAGCAAGTGTGGCCAGAATCTAATCTATCGACACTTGCAAAGTTGCAATCGTGCATATCCAGACATCGTGCACGACGCCCTCACGTACGTACTCGATCGTACGCGGCTACCCAAACACGAGATCGTGCCCATGGTATTGCGTGATGCACCTGGACACACATAGAACAACCAATCCCTTTCACTCTGTTGGGCTGCAGCCAGCCAACATTTTTCTCTttcaccaaatcagcaccagtctGCCAAcactatttttttctcacaacgAATCAGCACCCGTTACCGGCCACAACCAGCCGAACAAAATAGCTTTGGGGCGTTGATGTTTGTAGTGCTCATGCACGAGATCAGATCGTGTCAGGCTGTCACCATTCCGTCCTCTCATCTATCCAGCGATGCTATTCAAGCACGGCCAGCGCCGTATCGCATCAACATCCCACAGCCGTTGGTTGTAAGTTGGGCGTGGACAAGAGTTACTACTACTCTTTCAGCAGTCACGCGCAAAACCAGACTTTGCTCCCACAGATTCAGAAAACCCGAAGTGAGTCTGAGAAGGTTCCCGGACTTGACCGGGAATTCATCACGTCCAAAAGAAAATGCACCATATTCTGACGAGCACTCGCCATCCACACGTACGTACGAACACCGACGTCGACGGAgttcaagagagagagagagatcgatGGTGACGCAAACGACCCTAGTGACAGCAACGGCTGCTGACCTGGAACGTTCCGTTGGCGTTGACCGGGCCAATCGGCCGGTCGTACGTGTAGGCCGGCCGGGGTTGACCTGCGCCGCCGGGGAGCGCGCACGCGCCGCGACCTCGACAACCAGCAGGGCCGCCCCGGAAAAACAACGGGCAGCTCATGGTTTCGGCACGGGCGCACGAGCGGGCGAGCGGCCTCCACACGCCGAGAAGTGAAAACCCACCTCGCCGCCCACAGGAAACCCGTCGTCCAGACACCGCGACGCGCCGAAGCAATTCGCGGTCCGTGGCTGCGCGGCTTGCCGGCCATCGTGCAGCGCCGGCGGGTATATAAACGCACGCGAGCGCGTCTGCATGGCACCCATCGGCCAGCTCTTCATAGCGGCGCAAGATCGAAAAAGCAGCAGCCATCCAGAGACTTTTTCAGAGCGAGCTCGAGTGGTGAACGGTGAACCTGATCCCAGCTACAGCAGCTAGCGGCAGGCAGCAAACAGGTCGACCGGCATGGGCCGTTGGTTGAAGCCAGATGTACGCATCTGATCAATCGTTCCTTCCTTCTATCTTGGTCGCTTCATGGTCATACGTGCTGCTAACCATGGCTGTGTGTTACGTTGCCGGCGTGCAGGTGTACCCGCTGATCGCGGCCATGTCGTTCGTGACGGGGATGTGCGTGTTCCAGCTCACCCGGAACGTGTTCATGAACCCGGACGTGCGGGTGAGCAAGAGCAACCGCCAAAGCGCCGTGCTGGACAACGCCGACGAGGGGCGGCGCTACAGTCAGCATGCGTTCCGCCACTTCCTCAGCACGCAGCGCCCGGAGGTCTTCCCCGCGCTCAACCGGTTCTTCTccgagtcgtcgtcgtccgccgGCGACAAGTGATGATCAGATAATCAGACGACGACGCGGCGTCGATGCCTGCTGCGGCGCGCAGTGTTCGCCGTCGCGGCGGAGCGCTGCTCCGGCGTTCAGGTCGATCGTACGGGCGCGTGTGAATATTGGTGTGCGGGTGCGGGCGTAAGGGTGTGCCTGGAGTCATGTTATGGTGTGTGCCGAATAAACTTGGGATTTGTTGGAGTCATGTTAATTCTTGACGATAGTGATTGTTTCTTCCATCGTCAACCAGCTGAGAATGCAGTGGCTGGTGTCCGTATAAAGGTATAATCCAGAGCTGTCAGAGGGATATTCCAAACTTCCCTGAAAGCTCTAGATTGTTCTCTTCGTGCATGTCCCGTCCTGCTACAGAATCCTGAAATCGTTCAAAATAACTGACGATGATGATGGGGTTTGTGATGACTTGTGAGGCTCATCCTGCCTGACAAATTCCTGCCCACGTAAATGGACGGATTCAACTAAATCCTGAAATGGCGGAATAAATTGATGGGTTTTCTTTTAGGCACGATTAACTTTGCGAGTTGGGAGAAAAAACAAATACAAGGACACTTCGGCTATGAAATTCACGGACCAATTGATATGTTCTCTCTGAACACCAGCGGCTTCCTTGAGCGCCTGCATCTCTTCCGCAAACAAAACGAGCGAAACCATAAACCAATGCTGCAGTGCGCTCAATTTTGTTGGAGAAATAGATTGAGAAACTTCACAGGCTTTGCTATTGTAGTACAACCGTGCAAGAAAGTTGGTCCATGTCAGGGCTGACGGCACAAGGAGCATCAAAATCTTCGAAATCGATCCTTGTTTCATACGATTAAGGTACGGAGAGGAAATGGCCCAATttcagacaaaaaaaaaagattcaagTTCCTTGTCATGATAGTACTGATATCTTTCGCTTCTTGCTGAACCTCACGTTAACTTAGTTTGATGTTTCATATCAGTTTTCAGGGAGTGATGCAGAGCACAGGAGGCAAAATTCTACTTATCATTTCAGTTTTCTGTGTGATCTTCGGAACGGCAGCTGCTTGCTCTAGTGGGCGATGCAAGGTCTTGTTTCAGTCTGTCCTCCTGCACCTTGTTATGATCCTGGAACCTCAAGTGTTAACCAGTCCTTCGGTCTGAATTCTGATGCCCCGGAAC
This window contains:
- the LOC120694302 gene encoding mitochondrial import inner membrane translocase subunit TIM17-2-like; its protein translation is MGTPETSREPCPDRILDDVGGAFGMGAVGGSVFHFLKGAYNSPNGMRLSGGAQAVRMNAPRVGGSFAVWGGLFSTFDCAMVYARQKEDPWNSIVAGAATGGFLSMRQGAGAAGRSALMGGILLALIEGAGLMLNRVLVNPPLPAEDPNLMGPGGFPGLPQAPPVVAPPEAASSSGAAGWFGGLFGKKEENKDNSSGGKSEILESFDTPSTPIPSFEYK
- the LOC120696221 gene encoding uncharacterized protein LOC120696221, producing the protein MGRWLKPDVYPLIAAMSFVTGMCVFQLTRNVFMNPDVRVSKSNRQSAVLDNADEGRRYSQHAFRHFLSTQRPEVFPALNRFFSESSSSAGDK